Within the Pseudomonadota bacterium genome, the region GTATTCCGCCAAAGCGCTCATCATAACACGCGGGGATCCGGCCGACGAACTACTGTACGTTATCAAGGGGTCTGTAACCGTTATACTGGAGGATGATCGTGGGCACGAAATCGTTCTCGCTTATCTGAATTCCGGCCAGTTCTTCGGGGAAACCGGGCTTTTCGTCGAGAACATAAAGCGGACCGCTTTTGTCCGGGCGAGAACAAAATGCGAAGTAGCGCATGTCAGCTACGACCGCCTGCGTAATTTTCCCGCGATTTACGCTCACATCGTACCCTTGCTGGCGACGCAAATAGCCACGCGGCTCTTGAAAACTAACCGCAAGGTACGAGATCTGGCTTTTCTGGATGTTTCGGGCCGCATCGCTAGGACCTTGTTAGACCTTTGCAAGGAACCCGATGCGATGACGCATCCCGATGGGATGCAGATCAGTGTTACGCGTCAAGAACTGGGCCGTATCGTCGGCTGTTCACGGGAGGTTGTCGGACGGGTATTAAAGATTTTCACACAACAGGATCTTATTCAGGTGAAAGGGAAGACGATCGTGGTCTGCGGCGTGCGATAAACGGTCTGGGAACCTGCGCGCGGCTATAGGGTTCAACGCTTCGGTCACTTACCTCGGGAATGACCCAATAACTTTGAACAGACGGACGAGAGGAAGAATTGTTGCGTTTCGATGCCGTACTGAGCGGGGTCCACCGCACGCACGATCGACAAGGGATTACCCGATTGATCCGTCGCCTGTTTGAAAAGATCGACAATCGAATACGATTTGTAATGTGACTTGTCCGATCCCAGCATGACCATGATCCGGGGCCGAAGCTGGCGCACGCGGTTTTGGCTGATCACGACCCCGACCTCGCCCGTGGTGAGCTCGACGAGGGTTCCGGTCGGGTAAACCCCGAGCGTTTGAATGAACTGCTCTACAAGTTCGCCTTGAAAGCGCGTATTGCGCTGCCGGTAAAGCTGCTGGAGCGCTGCGTGCGGGGAAATCGCGGGGGCATGTAGCCGGTCGCTCGTGCATGCATCAAACCACTCGGCGATTGCCACCATTCGGGCAAACACCGGGATTGCCGGCCCCTGCAACCTGTTCGGATAACCACCCCCATCAAACCACTCGTGGCGGCAGGCAATGATGTCGATCACCTGCTTGGCGACGCCGGGGGTTTTGCTCAAAAGCGCTACGGCCGATTCCACATGGCGCCTGACGAGGCTAATCTCCTCCTCCGACAGATGGTTCGAACTCATTAGCAGGTCCGATGGGAGATTTGCGGTGCCTATGTTGTTCAGCAACGCACCGAGGCCCAGGTTGGAGATCTCGCCCGACGAGAATCCCAAATGGCGTCCCATGGCTACCGCTAGCGCGCTCGTGTCAACGTGGTGATAATGGGTATAGGCATTCTTGTCTTTCATGAGCCGAAGCCACATCGCGCTGTCCGGGTTTCGCAGGATACTTTCCATCATTCCGCGCACCGCTGCTTTTACGGCAACGATGTGGATCGCCTTTCCGTATTTTACGTCCTCCAGGAACTCGCTTAACGATTCGCGTAGTTCGCGCCGCACACCGTGTGCGCCGCTATATTCGTCTTCGAGCGTCGTCCGGTCTTCGTAAAACGTGGGATTCGCGGGCCGAAATTCCACTACGCCACCGAAGGTCCCTCCTGGCGGCGGAATACGGCCTGGCGCAGGCACCGAGGTAATAGGGGGAGCTAGCGGTGACCCACCAGGCGATAGCAGCCGATCGAGCACAACATTCTGGGCGCGTTTGGCCCGTGCTCGCTCGGGATCGCTCGTGATCGCCTCGCGCACCTTATCAGTCCTGATGAATACGTACTGACAGTGTTGTTGCAGAAGACTTATTGTCGTTTGGTCTTGAATCCACACACCTTCGATCGGGAAAGGCGTCCCCAGCCACGGACGGTCGAGCCGGGAGACGAACATGTTGAGCTGCAGGTCTTGAGTGCTGATTTTTGATTCCATCGCGGCACAGCCCAGTGCGTGACGAGATAAGCGTTAAAATCGCAATGAAGTGAAATGTAAGCTTGACCTCTGTGTATCGGATGCTAACCCTATTACTTGAACTGGGGGAGAACGCCTTGTCTACACCTTACTCCCGCGGCAGCGCACGCGCCTCTTGGTGAAATTTCGATGGTACGGCCGCGATCGATGCGCGTACCCCGAGCGGATCGCTGGGATCGACGCCTTCCATGAACGGTTTGCGTCGATTGATATTGGTCGTTTGGTAAACCTTGCCGATCCAGTTATTTATCACGGCCTCCGCCGTGTCGTGCCAGGTATTGTCGACATAAGGAACGACAAGGTGTTCCGGCATTTGGGGAATCGGAGCGGCTCGCGCCCGCGCCAGTTTGACCTCTTCGCAATATTCCTCAAGGATCGCCTGGGTCATCGGCGTGAGATAGTTCACCGGGAAGGGCGGGTATTCATCGACATCAGCACTCGCGAAACGCAGCACTTCGCGTTTGTATTCTTTCAACAAGCTGACGGTGT harbors:
- the crp gene encoding cAMP-activated global transcriptional regulator CRP; this translates as MSILVPIKRTSDPLIEEFLGHCRRAQYSAKALIITRGDPADELLYVIKGSVTVILEDDRGHEIVLAYLNSGQFFGETGLFVENIKRTAFVRARTKCEVAHVSYDRLRNFPAIYAHIVPLLATQIATRLLKTNRKVRDLAFLDVSGRIARTLLDLCKEPDAMTHPDGMQISVTRQELGRIVGCSREVVGRVLKIFTQQDLIQVKGKTIVVCGVR
- a CDS encoding DUF3391 domain-containing protein; protein product: MESKISTQDLQLNMFVSRLDRPWLGTPFPIEGVWIQDQTTISLLQQHCQYVFIRTDKVREAITSDPERARAKRAQNVVLDRLLSPGGSPLAPPITSVPAPGRIPPPGGTFGGVVEFRPANPTFYEDRTTLEDEYSGAHGVRRELRESLSEFLEDVKYGKAIHIVAVKAAVRGMMESILRNPDSAMWLRLMKDKNAYTHYHHVDTSALAVAMGRHLGFSSGEISNLGLGALLNNIGTANLPSDLLMSSNHLSEEEISLVRRHVESAVALLSKTPGVAKQVIDIIACRHEWFDGGGYPNRLQGPAIPVFARMVAIAEWFDACTSDRLHAPAISPHAALQQLYRQRNTRFQGELVEQFIQTLGVYPTGTLVELTTGEVGVVISQNRVRQLRPRIMVMLGSDKSHYKSYSIVDLFKQATDQSGNPLSIVRAVDPAQYGIETQQFFLSSVCSKLLGHSRGK